In Aspergillus nidulans FGSC A4 chromosome IV, a single window of DNA contains:
- a CDS encoding uncharacterized protein (transcript_id=CADANIAT00000021), with translation MNKAELQKGLVTTLLPSAESVRTALHRSGAFRLAAPGSTRLLRDEIFPDEWTPIRLHLLTSISQLLEPGTSLTGTALLDSATIGAHYYDSRALEIGAYFSPPHKDSGTLTILFRSHVKNDGLEIANLDSTEEIDSDTVGRDASFIPIRTPSDEALKVIVLRALDFSACLEVSELGLVCTEYVVLAGEITIAADYND, from the exons ATGAATA AGGCAGAGCTACAAAAGGGTTTAGTTACTAC GTTATTGCCTTCCGCTGAATCAGTAAGAACAGCCCTTCATCGATCTGGAGCGTTTCGCCTAGCCGCTCCTGGAAGTACGCGGTTGCTTCGCGACGAGATATTCCCGGAT GAATGGACGCCGATAAGACTGCACCTATTGACAAGCATttcccagctgctggaaCCAGGCACATCACTTACTGGAACTGCCTTACTTGACTCTGCAACAATAGGGGCCCACTACTACGATTCTCGAGCTCTCGAAATCGGTGCCTACTTCAGTCCCCCGCATAAGGACAGCGGAACATTGACCATCTTGTTTCGTTCCCATGTTAAAAATGACGGCTTGGAAATCGCCAATCTCGACTCAACAGAAGAAATTGATAGCGATACTGTAGGAAGGGACGCAAGTTTCATACCTATCCGAACTCCTAGCGATGAGGCCCTTAAAGTAATAGTCTTGCGGGCCTTAGACTTCAGCGCATGCTTGGAAGTGAGCGAGCTCGGGCTTGTGTGCACAGAGTACGTGGTCCTGGCTGGAGAGATTACGATAGCTGCGGATTACAACGATTAA
- a CDS encoding uncharacterized protein (transcript_id=CADANIAT00000018), with amino-acid sequence MAKLALYGTPLVAEALSTLVGGSTSNSEMRMRLWSLQTTRCLHYNKFVVFRVSKMYLTHKTERNVTIRVKLDIKMTITGPQITVIPMRGIVSGLTDGGYVDRIKWAESNRTKALAEGVEYTAPDGSVKTLYANEEIIFSAGSVRSSAILELSGVGNPEILEDFKIPVKIFLPSVGENVIDQPNTFIAYASNSTFSGMAPYVTYMTASDILRTEAGTVAAEIAAQLKTWADQVAEASDNALSTSALEHLSNPARSYLCPRRALRRDLNYSARNKPINPNYLMAQWDLILQRKIAQTVARFWKTAPVSSVAGESVQPPGTDLPIDTTEDEWDAWISRSSQTTTFSVRRQCSLRELGGVVDNNLIVYGTENVRGHLASTLCAIAERAAGIIKNKLGKQ; translated from the exons ATGGCAAAACTTGCCTTATAT GGAACACCCCTAGTCGCCGAGGCATTATCCACTCTAGTTGGAGGATCGACATCAAACTcagagatgaggatgcggcTGTGGAGCCTGCAGACGACGCGATGTTTGCACTAT AACAAATTTGTCGTGTTCC GGGTTTCGAAGATGTACTTAACGCATAAAACCGAACGGAATGTTACTATCCGCGTAAAGCTTGATATCAAGATGACAATAACAGGACCACAGATCACTGTTATTCCGATGCGGGGAAT AGTGTCTGGGTTGACTGACGGCG GATATGTGGATAGGATCAAGTGGGCGGAGAGCAACAGGACTAAGGCGTTGGCCGAAGGGGTGGAGTATACGGCGCCAGATGGGAGTGTCAAGACTCTATATGCTAATGAGGAGATCATTTTTTCGGCTGGATCTGTTCGGTCCTCGGCTATCCTGGAGCTCTCTGGGGTTGGGAATCCAGA GATACTTGAGGATTTTAAAATCCCCGTTAAAATCTTCCTGCCCTCTGTTGGCGAAAACGTTATCGATCAACCGAACACCTTCATAGCCTACGCTAGCAACTCCACCTTCTCTGGAATGGCCCCTTACGTGACCTATATGACAGCCTCAGACATCCTGCGTACTGAAGCAGGGACTGTCGCGGCCGAAATCGCTGCACAGCTCAAAACTTGGGCTGATCAAGTTGCAGAGGCAAGCGACAACGCGCTCTCCACCTCCGCACTTGAACACCTCTCGAATCCAGCACGATCTTATCTTTGCCCAAGACGTGCCCTGCGTCGAGATCTTAACTACAGCGCTAGGAACAAAC CTATCAACCCAAATTATTTAATGGCACAGTGGGACCTTATTCTACAGCGGAAGATTGCGCAGACCGTTGCCAGATTCTGGAAGACTGCTCCTGTGAGCTCGGTTGCTGGGGAGAGTGTACAGCCGCCTGGCACTGACTTACCCATCGACACTACGGAAGATGAGTGGGATGCGTGGATTTCAAGGTCGT CGCAAACCACCACTTTCTCGGTACGGCGGCAATGCTCCCTGAGGGAGCTGGGTGGCGTAGTCGATAACAACCTTATCGTCTACGGGACGGAGAAT GTCAGGGGTCATCTGGCAAGCACTCTGTGTGCTATTGCAGAGCGGGCGGCGGGTATTATCAAGAACAAGCTAGGTAAACAGTAA
- a CDS encoding putative integral membrane protein PTH11-like (transcript_id=CADANIAT00000020), protein MGRHIEAVDEEDVKTFMLGDYIFSHLYDFAIASTKLSVLALYHRIFPKPVFRRIVILTAVFVVLWLMTMELVLGFQCRPIQRFWDQDVDGDCFNLVAFSYFTNITNLVTDMWILVLPLPTILRLQWIAEANEVRTCTVSAARLSVVVSQGSTDFTCKAITLLTLLDDPYISGAGVPLGILSVWEPLGGILCANLPLSHKLVLSAFRKVTGRTSSERNHLSPTGPRSWYRLENYLHRKANRNLETNSTEMGGIVVQRNFEQVSSYTGVDLLRQEEETGVPDIRVRVDPKRPNSYIDAYREEKL, encoded by the exons ATGGGACGACACATCGAGGcggtggatgaagaagatgtgAAAACCTTTATGCTG GGCGACTACATCTTCAGCCACCTCTACGATTTCGCCATCGCCAGCACAAAGCTCTCTGTCTTAGCCCTCTACCATCGCATCTTCCCTAAACCCGTCTTCCGCAGGATTGTCATCCTAACTgctgtcttcgtcgtcctctgGCTCATGACCATGGAACTTGTCCTCGGTTTTCAATGCCGACCGATCCAACGGTTCTGGGATCAGGACGTCGACGGCGACTGCTTTAACCTCGTCGCATTCAGCTATTTTACGAACATTACGAACCTAGTCACGGATATGTGGATATTGGTCCTGCCGCTGCCGACCATCCTGCGGCTGCAG TGGATCGCTGAGGCTAATGAAGTCAGAACATGCACTGTCAGTGCCGCGCGCCTCTCAGTTGTTGTCTCGCAGGGCTCCACAGACTTTACCTGTAAGGCTATCACCCTCCTGACCCTTCTGGATGATCCTTACATCTCAGGGGCCGGCGTCCCTCTGGGCATCCTCTCCGTCTGGGAGCCCCTAGGCGGAATCCTCTGCGCAAACCTGCCTCTCTCGCACAAGCTCGTCTTGAGCGCATTCCGGAAAGTCACTGGCCGCACTTCCTCTGAGCGTAACCATCTTTCACCAACCGGGCCGCGCAGCTGGTATCGCCTCGAGAATTACCTCCACCGAAAGGCAAATCGAAATCTAGAGACTA ATTCGACCGAGATGGGTGGTATCGTTGTCCAACGGAATTTTGAGCAGGTTTCCTCGTATACGGGTGTTGATTTACTGcggcaagaggaagagacaggAGTGCCAG ATATAAGAGTCCGAGTTGACCCAAAACGCCCTAACAGTTACATCGATGCTTACAGGGAAGAGAAACTATGA
- a CDS encoding uncharacterized protein (transcript_id=CADANIAT00000017), with translation MSRALLLVVATMFVSRTLAQEVRCDQNPIGPTFDEAKFNKLVETWHGAFGGGGGSLGQPDGFHVTHQAVCCDGWCLAASNSAGSGRSWNDDDFTGAADRLREDGGGHSQCETQLCSGIGLDIYCNLEFLNSEYQTTDATCDGEYHGVVEAFGDTCAGAPGYNGPEC, from the coding sequence ATGTCCCGTGCGCTTCTCCTTGTGGTTGCAACCATGTTTGTATCCAGGACTCTGGCACAGGAAGTTAGATGTGATCAGAACCCCATCGGTCCTACCTTTGACGAAGCAAAGTTCAATAAGCTGGTCGAGACATGGCATGGGGCatttggcggcggtggcgggTCTCTAGGCCAGCCTGATGGTTTTCATGTCACTCACCAGGCTGTCTGTTGCGACGGATGGTGCTTGGCGGCCAGTAATTCGGCAGGGTCTGGAAGGAGTTGGAACGACGACGATTTCACGGGTGCCGCCGACAGATTGAgagaagatggcggcggccaCAGCCAATGTGAGACCCAACTCTGTTCTGGTATTGGTCTCGATATATACTGCAACCTTGAGTTCCTGAACAGCGAGTACCAAACTACGGATGCTACTTGCGATGGAGAGTATCACGGTGTTGTGGAAGCTTTCGGAGATACTTGTGCAGGGGCTCCTGGATACAACGGACCTGAGTGTTAG
- a CDS encoding putative carboxylesterase (transcript_id=CADANIAT00000019) — protein MRLTLRSFFVAATSFIFVQLAVAAQGPIVNLGIRYAAAPVGKLRWQPPQAVQPPAHGMGAISAIDQPPVCPQSGAAGTPPSYGFNSGPGDEDCLFLNVYAAAGASDLPVLVWIHGGGYALFGATYDPSAMINTNDNQFIVVEIQYRLGAFGFLSSDEVKKHGRPNAGLLDQRFALEWVQQHISKFGGDPSRVTVGGESAGGGAVMLQALAYGGRESHLFQNIIAASPWSAPIYRYNDPEPTRHYDRFAELAGCGPGALRQGHHNTTFDCLVDAPTEALQNSSGEVSTSGKIFGGFAFLPVIDGELLTMRPSQQLLHGHVSGQRLLVGNNANDGVPLSDPTIVDRTTFNAHINLTFPHLTAHDKAALNRVYQTETTEPGNSGIRFDTLGDEGPTALNQSQMATGLQQTVFNIFAETSFDCSAQWLAEAYSIGSRKAWKYQYSATPAYHGADLGAYFSRDTPSSGFNHAFQKIWGNFIIADTPIIPHSEATANMSNATAPADCQGNLAWPTFSLDEPWQMDLNTTGGTLKLHVETEHLKYWIRQGPGIVNVFRLIDAYSWEGGRGARCTWWRAVAGRVPL, from the exons ATGCGTCTGACGCTCAGGTCgttcttcgtcgccgctACCAGTTTCATCTTTGTGCAGTTAGCAGTCGCCGCGCAAGGTCCAATCGTTAACCTCGG GATCCGGTATGCCGCCGCACCCGTAGGAAAATTACGGTGGCAGCCGCCCCAAGCGGtccagcctccagcccaTGGTATGGGAGCCATTTCCGCTATCGATCAGCCCCCCGTGTGCCCTCAGTCGGGTGCGGCCGGGACCCCGCCCTCTTACGGCTTTAACTCGGGCcctggagacgaggattGTTTGTTCCTGAACGTCTATGCCGCTGCGGGCGCATCGGATCTTCCCGTCCTAGTGTGGATTC ATGGCGGTGGATATGCATTGTTTGGCGCGACTTATGATCCGAGCGCCATGATCAATACTAATGATAACCAATTTATCGTTGTCGAGATCCAGTATCGCCTCGGGGCTTTTGGCTTCCTCTCATCcgacgaggtcaagaaaCACGGCCGGCCTAATGCAGGACTGTTAGACCAACGGTTCGCTTTGGAGTGGGTGCAGCAGCATATCAGCAAGTTCGGCGGGGATCCGAGCCGCGTTACCGTTGGAGGAGAGTCAGCCGGCGGGGGTGCTGTGATGCTGCAGGCTCTCGCATACGGGGGTCGCGAGAGCCATTTATTCCAGAAC ATCATCGCGGCAAGTCCTTGGTCTGCTCCCATATATAGATACAATGACCCTGAGCCGACTCGTCACTATGACCGATTCGCTGAGCTAGCCGGCTGCGGACCGGGGGCTCTGCGACAAGGACACCACAACACTACATTCGACTGCTTGGTGGACGCTCCTACTGAAGCACTGCAGAATTCGAGCGGCGAGGTATCAACGTCTGGTAAAATCTTTGGCGGGTTCGCCTTCCTGCCCGTTATTGACGGGGAGCTGCTCACCATGCGACCATCTCAACAATTGTTACATGGCCACGTCAGCGGCCAGCGCCTTCTCGTCGGG AACAACGCAAACGACGGTGTCCCCCTCAGCGACCCAACAATCGTCGACCGCACCACCTTCAATGCTCATATCAATCTTACCTTCCCCCACCTAACCGCCCACGACAAGGCAGCCCTAAACAGGGTCTACCAGACCGAGACGACTGAGCCAGGAAACTCTGGTATCCGGTTCGACACCCTTGGCGATGAAGGTCCAACAGCTCTAAATCAGTCCCAAATGGCAACGGGCTTGCAGCAAACTGTCTTTAATATCTTTGCTGAAACATCCTTTGACTGTTCGGCGCAATGGCTCGCCGAGGCATATAGCATTGGGAGCCGCAAGGCGTGGAAATACCAGTACTCAGCCACACCTGCCTATCACGGCGCCGATCTCGGCGCATACTTCTCCCGGGACACACCCAGCTCGGGCTTCAACCACGCGTTCCAAAAAATCTGGGGCAATTTCATTATCGCCGACACGCCAATCATCCCCCATTCTGAGGCCACAGCGAACATGTCGAATGCGACGGCGCCCGCTGATTGTCAGGGAAACCTCGCGTGGCCGACCTTCTCTCTGGACGAACCCTGGCAGATGGATTTAAATACCACGGGCGGTACTTTGAAGCTGCATGTAGAGACCGAGCATTTGAAGTATTGGATCAGGCAGGGACCTGGGATTGTAAATGTATTTCGCCTTATCGATGCGTACAGTTGGGAAGGGGGACGGGGGGCGAGGTGTACTTGGTGGAGAGCGGTTGCCGGGAGGGTGCCGCTGTGA
- a CDS encoding uncharacterized protein (transcript_id=CADANIAT00000016): MLCPTPTPFYVLLVFAVSSSNAEEALGSGSVRAEPTIGL; encoded by the exons ATGCTTTGTCCAACGCCAACGCCTTTCTACGTTCTCCTTGTGTTCGCGGTATCTTCAAGCAACGCAGAAGAGGCTCT AGGAAGCGGGAGTGTCCGTGCCGAACCGACCATCGGATTGTAA